One genomic segment of Arachis duranensis cultivar V14167 chromosome 4, aradu.V14167.gnm2.J7QH, whole genome shotgun sequence includes these proteins:
- the LOC107486748 gene encoding receptor-like protein 9DC1 isoform X1, translated as MGFLCSLTFSIQFLLFFSSSLFTNCFTLNDSTTTHHHECHQHESNALLSFKKTLIISKSASYNPFSYPKTLSWVPATDCCSWDGIQCDELTGHVIGIDLGSSQLYGSMDANSTLFSLVHLQSLDLSDNDFNHSQIPAKIGIFWLKLRDLSKNLIQRLKRTADAVGF; from the exons ATGGGGTTCTTATGTTCTCTTACTTTCTCCATTcagtttcttcttttcttctcatcTTCCCTCTTCACAAACTGTTTTACTTTGAATGATTCAACTACAACTCATCATCATGAGTGCCATCAACATGAAAGCAATGCCTTGCTGAGCTTTAAAAAAACCCTCATCATAAGTAAGTCTGCTTCTTACAATCCTTTCAGTTATCCTAAAACTCTTTCTTGGGTTCCTGCCACAGATTGCTGCTCCTGGGATGGCATTCAATGCGATGAGCTCACAGGTCATGTGATCGGCATTGATCTTGGTAGCAGCCAACTCTATGGTTCCATGGATGCCAATAGCACCCTTTTCTCACTTGTGCATCTTCAAAGCCTTGATCTTTCAGACAATGACTTCAATCACTCGCAAATTCCTGCCAAGATAG gtattttctggctgaaattgagggacctgagcaaaaatctgattcagagactgaaaaggactgcagatgctgttggattctga
- the LOC107486748 gene encoding receptor-like protein 7 isoform X2, which produces MGFLCSLTFSIQFLLFFSSSLFTNCFTLNDSTTTHHHECHQHESNALLSFKKTLIISKSASYNPFSYPKTLSWVPATDCCSWDGIQCDELTGHVIGIDLGSSQLYGSMDANSTLFSLVHLQSLDLSDNDFNHSQIPAKIAILLGHFDMI; this is translated from the exons ATGGGGTTCTTATGTTCTCTTACTTTCTCCATTcagtttcttcttttcttctcatcTTCCCTCTTCACAAACTGTTTTACTTTGAATGATTCAACTACAACTCATCATCATGAGTGCCATCAACATGAAAGCAATGCCTTGCTGAGCTTTAAAAAAACCCTCATCATAAGTAAGTCTGCTTCTTACAATCCTTTCAGTTATCCTAAAACTCTTTCTTGGGTTCCTGCCACAGATTGCTGCTCCTGGGATGGCATTCAATGCGATGAGCTCACAGGTCATGTGATCGGCATTGATCTTGGTAGCAGCCAACTCTATGGTTCCATGGATGCCAATAGCACCCTTTTCTCACTTGTGCATCTTCAAAGCCTTGATCTTTCAGACAATGACTTCAATCACTCGCAAATTCCTGCCAAGATAG CTATACTCTTGGGGCACTTCGATATGATCTAA